GCCACACGGAACCAAGAAGAAGGCATAGAAGTAGACACCGGAGTCCTTCTCAAAAGCAACCATTGCCAGACGAACTTAGAAAGTAcgttttttttatgaaattgtaacaatactgaaataattatttatcaaatagATGTTTCCTTTCTCATCTTTTTATGCTGTTTGTtcggtaaaaataaaaataagagagAACACGTAGAAGAATTGTTTGATTTGGAGGGGTAAGTATAATATTAAGTATAAActttttgtaatattattttgtataaaattttcaatattattttattgtgtttataGCGATATATAGTTAAATTAGTTAAAGTTAGATATTAAATGCATGAAAACCAAATGATCCAAAGTGAATTTTATCTACCTCGTCATCTCCAATACAAATGTAATTTATCTAATTTCAAATGTAcatatttaatgttaaaattgcACAAATACTTTGTATTATATTTCTCCCTCCAAATGAAACAACTGTATCTCGTGTACATATAAACCGAACAATCCTAGTATTACCATGTAACATATGTATACTAATGTAATTACTTCTGGTGTGAAtgaaattgaattatttataccAAACAATTTGCACAATGATTTATGCAAGGAAGTTTctgtaaaaataatgaatttccTTGAGTAACACGACATAATGTAAAACAATGAAACAATGGCTGATTTTGCAGACACTTGGAGTTTGGGCTAGTCGATACTTCCGGAATGACTGAACAGCAACGACGAGAGATACCATATACGGTGGTTCAATCACAATCATCCGTACAACAATGTACGTCTAGCAATGTGCTACAGTCTAGCAATTCTCGATTGGATGACGCAGACTCATCGTCCCTACCTAGGTACGATGATCTCAAGATGGCCTGCAACATCCAGAGTCATCCTCCGCAACTGGAGGATGAGACGGGATCCGTAGTCATTGTTTGAAATTTTTCCCATTGCATGCggtgtttcttttttttgtttaatttattaagaGCATGTACGTGATCTATTTTAAGCATGCCccctattatttatttaaagcaTGATAGGTCCTTAATAAATCGATGAGATTAACAGCTTGTCGCACCTGTTTATTTATTTCCTGGCTGGCACCTATACTGATGCTTTTCGCTATACCATGAAAGCACATTGCTGTCCCATAAAAATACGTTCTAAAAACAATTGTAGCATTTGTACGTGTGTGTTTTCTTTTgaaatgttttgtgtattttcTATGTAATGGTATAATGCATCGtgttaatcgttaattaatTGTGATCGGTATATGGGAGTGTTGAAGTTCTGGTAGATAATCATTGTCAACGATCCAGATCGAAATTTTCATCATGCCAGTCGACTCGATTCCCTGAACCCCTCTTTAGGTAGCCAGTAACGTTATTCTCTCCTTAAACACTTATAGACTTTTAAATACATTGGCGTACGTATGTAAGTGATCGACGAATGGAGAAATTGTTAAGTAAAACTTAGTGTTGTAATgtgaataaaaatatgtatcgtTAGGGAATGCAATATGGCTCGTAGTATGTATTAACCATGTTATGAACGTTTGATAAACTAAAATATGCATCGATGTCGTTGGTGTCCGATCAGGGCTGTGCTTAAATTTTGCCGTGATATCGCAAGATTGTCAAGGAATCACTTTCAGAACGATCGGACCCGTTGGCAAAAGAAACAGAAGAATGATACAACATAGTCGCGACGGAAGTTATAATTTGCCGCCGACCAGGCCGAGTCCAGTCGAGACAAAATACTACGATGGTAGTAGGAGCGAGTGCAATATGAGGAAGGACTTTTATTATACTCGTAACAACAGAATATTAATAGGAAGTAATGTGGACAGTGGGCTCGGGGAAAGTACACCGCAGGAATTTTCAAGTTGCTGCTCAAGTTCCGCCGACAGCGCTAAACCTAATCGGGTAGTACGTATTTTTTCGCTTGTTCGTTTATGACGTCAATTTTTCGTTTATCAATTTTGGTTTCGAGTGAAACTCATTATTTTCTTTACTTCCGCTTTCTACACGTAATTATACTTCACTATGTTATTGCTTGAACAAAATATTACTAGAAAATAATGGGTAACACTTTTGCTTCAAGTAGTTTAAGCTTTTTGCttttaagaaagaaagaaggattACTATAATCTTAAATGACAGATAAATTGTCTTTATTAAGATTGTGCACTTATTGTACGAAAATCTTTTAGATGCACTGAACGCTTTTTACAAATACATGTGGTTAAGGCTTGCTATTTCCTTCTCTGCTAGCCACAGTATTTTGTTACatcatttttcttctctttgaaTCATAATGCGATAAGAAAAATCGATTCAATGAAATACTGTTGGTAAAATGTAGTGTGTTGTATCGTACAATCTTCTGCATAGTAAATTAGTAAAATAGTTTTGTTTGGTATAGCCGCAAATGCAATTAGGGGGAGAGGTACGCTATGAACTGTCTCCAAATCAAGAAATCTACCCTCCTGTTGATACTACTCTGGATGCTGTTCTTCAGCCCATTATATCGTAAGTGCTTCTTTTCATTGCTTCGTGCTTCCCTTTTACAATAATATctagtaaaaaattaaaattaagttcGGCTTTATTAATAACTAATGCACTACATGCTGCTGTTACACATATGCACACAGTTACACTTTCCGAGAAGTATTGGTATTTTCAAGTAAATTTTAGTATACCATATTTTTGTACCTTGAAATGGTTTTTATTTGgaacaattatttttaaataaatttatttctaaataaatttataccacgatacattttattttatactgtttCAGAACTTTAACAAGGAGACAACGGAACTGCCCGAAATGAGCATGAAgctttaaataaatacaaaatagaCATTTATGCACATATTGTATATTTAAGAAAGTTTTATACCTCATTCAAATTAAATATCTATAATCCCATCAATCACTGAATCTTATGAAATGGAACAACGTAAACAATGAATTAAATGCGCAGCACTTTTATTCCTTGATTAAAAAAGTGTCCCTAATCTCATCTAGTCCTTATTTAGCTCTCTTTAGATGCCATGTGCCTCATTAGGTTTCCTATAAATTTTTCCATCTTCTTTAAATCTTGTGCTATCTCTGTTTTATATTGTAGACACTACggaagaaaattataaatgtattatttaagTAGATTTTTAAGACTTACAAGGTAAGTTGTATAAGGATAAAGCTTACCGTTCTGTTATCTGTAAGTTTTAGATATAGAACACCTTTATTATGGCAATATTTCATTGTATACCGAGCCTAAAatgacaaaataataaattatagactTCATGATTATTGAACTATTTATAAATGTGATCTGCCTTtataaactttatttatttcaccTGTAATCtagtattaaaataaataaatattttgcacAGAATACATTTGTATTATtcatataccaattaatacagTGAAAATTCACGTTCTAAAAATTTTACAGTtgtatatgatatattttttagttaaaaaatttgtttaagtagAGTTTAGTTTTCAATATGACATGTCATGTCATACCTATCTCAATTACGATTTATAACCTATGTTTTATAACCTATACCTTATGTTATTAACTAGAATAcatttcaatatatattttatgaataaaaaatgtataaatgaacattaatttaattaaaacacaCCTTCATTGGGTCTTGAAGATATAACCTCTCAGCACCTTTCTCAAATTCTTCCCACGAACTTAAATACGTCATCTTTATTTGTAACAAAGCAAGAATTATATAGACAAAATTATACTACGTTAATAATtctattagaaataaaaatttgtattcaacaCATTGCCAGAAAGGACACTGATTTTAAGAAAGGCAAAATGTGAAGAAAACATAAACAGCTGTCTTGTTGGAATCGGAATTCTGGAATGATTAACGTGAAAAAGCTGTTTTCGTGACTGTCTCTGAAGTTAGTGTATCGCCCTTGCTTGCCGACGCGCCGCGCTGCGGCCGCGAACGAGGTACATAGTAGACGTAACCACGGTCATATAGAGCTGCTGAACCATAGACAATATATAAGTGTAGACAGATCACCTTATGGATTTTCGTGGTTTAACGTGATTGCCATATCCATTTAGAAATCCTATACTGTTTTTAGCGTCTTCTACTCATAAACAATAAGCATttgataaagtattt
The Bombus vancouverensis nearcticus chromosome 6, iyBomVanc1_principal, whole genome shotgun sequence DNA segment above includes these coding regions:
- the Srp9 gene encoding signal recognition particle 9, with product MTYLSSWEEFEKGAERLYLQDPMKARYTMKYCHNKGVLYLKLTDNRTCLQYKTEIAQDLKKMEKFIGNLMRHMASKES